Below is a window of Cicer arietinum cultivar CDC Frontier isolate Library 1 unplaced genomic scaffold, Cicar.CDCFrontier_v2.0 Ca_scaffold_5873_v2.0, whole genome shotgun sequence DNA.
ATATCTGGATAACAACTAGATTAGAATACACAAAGGACCGAGTAACTGACTTATTAACTACTACATTGTAATCTTCTAAATTTACATTATCGTTAACATTGGCCtggatttaattttttataagcaGTGGCCTGAGAAAGCACTTTTTATGCTCCCTAGATTGTGACACATTTTGTTCAAAACATACCGACTGTGCATCCTAATTCTTTATTTAAGTAGTTGTTCTTTGTTCATTATGTCTTATTCAACTTTTCAGGAAAGGTCAATATGATACACAGTTAATATAtactataataataagaatattaattacttaatatctaaatttcaaatattaatagAAAATGATGAATGAGGCTCAAAACACCTTACACTTCCAGAGATCCATTGCCCAACAAGACAGCAAGATAGCCCATTCGGTGCTTTGTTGAGGAATCAAAATTGTTAAGAGGCCGCCATTTCACATCCCATGCTACCTTTCCATTATGAGCTAGGCATGACACAACTCGAGGTAATGCTACATTTCCTGGAACGGAACAAGTAGATGCTGGAGGTTCCAATACAGAGCTACCATGTGGTTGATGATTTGCCACATTCTCCCACGGAATCAATAATGGCTGATCTGTATCTTTGCATTCTTTCTTAGCAAGAGTTTCTGAATCACATGCAGAAGCAGGTTTTTTGGCATTCTTTCCCTTTGTATTAGAAGATTGTTGTGAATCATGTTCATCAAAATTCCCACCAACCACGTCTGGAGAAGTAAATTCGGCTGAATCTGGAAGTTGAACAGCAAGAGGAACATAATGGTTTTCACAATTTGGATCACCCACTGTTTCTTCTTTTGAATTCTTTTTAGGTCTTCCTCTAGGCCTCTTAGTTGGTGATGATCTTTCATTCATAGCTTCCTTTCCTCTAGGCCCTCTTTTACTCTTGTTTGTAATGGGGAATATTGCTTCGTTGTTTTCAATATTCCCATTTGGAGCAGGAAACTCAATAGAATTTTCTGCAAATTCAACATGAGATGACACGTTCTGGGTCTCACAATTTGCATTATCCACTGCTATTAAAGTTGAATTCTTTCTCGGTCTTCCTCTTTTTCTCTTGTTTGAAATACAGACTATTTCTTCATTGTTTTCAAGATTCTCATTTGGAGCAGGAAAATCCATAGAATTCTCTGCAAATTGAGCAGTAAGTGATGGCTCACACTGGGTCTCACAATTTGTACCATCCACTGCTATTCCAGTAGGATTCTTTCTAGGTCTTCCTCTAGGCTTCTTCGTTGTTGTTGATTTCTCATTTGTGCCTAGGTCTTCATTGTGTTCAGTCATATTTAGAAGACACCATATTTGCACAACACCTCTACCAATAAGTGAAGCCCCCATCTTGTGATAAGATGAGCCAGGTGGATGAGCAGCAACAGCAATGAACTAAACCAAGTATTAGAAAGAATATCATTTAACATGCAAGACTCACAAAGAAAATGTAAATTATTTCCTACAGTCTTACTTCCATGTCTGTTAGCGTATCATTTTACTACATATATGAATATAAGTGCAAACAAACAAATAGAAATCAGCCACAAAGTTATTCTAAACAGTTATGTATATGAAGTggcagtgttgtcaaatagcggcgCTACAGCATAGCGGAGTTGGATGAATCCGCTATGAAAACCGCAACGCTATCCCAGTTTCGCTATTAGGACAATAGCGGTCGCTATTCCAATTTCAGCCGGCCGAATGAGCGGAAATAGCagaaaaaagataattttagagttttttaaactaataaaacTGAAGGTTTTGCATGAGTGCCAAACATGGTCTATTCTTATTATAGAAAAACTAAAGAATTAGTGAGCATCACTCCGATATTCACTGTAATACATATACCTTTCAATATATAATAAGCTAAGCTATGACTCCATTCCCTTTTTTATTTGTAAGCAACATGcctctttttatatataatttacttATTGCAACCGCTATGCAGCCTCCAGTATTTGACCGCAATGCTATCCGCTATTTGACATAGCGTATTTTTGGTGTTTCGCTATTTGCCGCAATCCGTTATTGATAACACTGTGAAGTGGGTATTATGTAGAACAatgcaaaattttaaaataaatgtgttgATATTTCTGCTACGGAAACATAGCATTGTGTTACCATTGTCACCATCATAAGTTCCTGAAAGGTAATTTAGGTAGGCCAGGTGGCAATTTAACATGGTTGCCCCTAGCTATAAAGTCAAGTCCATGGCATCTGACATTTGGCGTACATGAAATGGTGAGGAAAAAAACATGAATACAAATTTGGCGTACATTTGGAGCATACTGACATAAGAATTTAGCTTTCTACTTTAGTAAAAAAACATGAATACAACaagaacaacaaaaaagagTATTTTTCCAACTAGGCAGTGTTGGCTACATGGACCAAAcaacattataaatttataatgtcCTATCTTAAATCATTTCAATGATAGACCATTTCAATCTAAATCTTTTTAACAGTTTggaatatagtttttttttgtctctATCTACTTCCAGAGATTAGACAAACCTCCATCCGATTTACTCTCATTACTGACATTCTACAGGTCTTCTAAAAACATGTCCAAACCACCTAAGCCAatgtttttcatatttttccaaaataGGTGTTCAATagatgtttaaaacaaagagaGAAAACAAAGTACCTCACATTTAATTGCACAATCGGGCTCTTCATACATCTGAGGACACCAATCTAATGCCCATACAGAACCTCCAACATTCATCACAAAGTCTCTGCTTCAACAAAATTTTAAGTGTTTAGCCAAGTTAGACAATAATCAGCCATAGAATGTTTTAATTTATCAGCAAGTTCAAAACTAAGTGTCATATGAATAATACAAATATTAACTATAACTCCATAGATATGTCATTGAATAAAACACAGCAGAATTagttaatatttaagtcataccTGGATTCTTGAGATTTGGCATCCCCATATTGCTGCTTTTTTCGCATGTCATACTAAAAAGAACCAATACAATGATAAGGTCTAGAAAGTCTAGTTTTTAATAATTACAGCTTAAAAGCAGAATTTTATGAGGAAATTGTTGTCAAAACTTGCCTAGAAACAATTAAAGTAGAATAAAGTATATAGAAGGACTTGTACCTTAGGAACAAGAGCGGATGAAAACTGAGGTAAATTTATGTCACTGATATCATTTCTCTCATAACACTCAGAGCTACCAAGTCCATAAGCAAGCTTGATGTGTTTAGATGGATAATTAAAATCCCTCCATTGTCTGCACATTTAATGGTCAcccaaaaaaaagaaattaagggGTTGTTCACGAACCTCTAAAATACTATATAGTCAAGTATATTGAACCCATCTTATAATCTCATGAAAACCAACTTCGAGATTCagtacataaaaaaaatcaaatcttatttttatttcaatcaacATTTTTTGTTCC
It encodes the following:
- the LOC101510901 gene encoding uncharacterized protein isoform X2; translated protein: MSSSVTFLRQWRDFNYPSKHIKLAYGLGSSECYERNDISDINLPQFSSALVPKYDMRKKQQYGDAKSQESRDFVMNVGGSVWALDWCPQMYEEPDCAIKCEFIAVAAHPPGSSYHKMGASLIGRGVVQIWCLLNMTEHNEDLGTNEKSTTTKKPRGRPRKNPTGIAVDGTNCETQCEPSLTAQFAENSMDFPAPNENLENNEEIVCISNKRKRGRPRKNSTLIAVDNANCETQNVSSHVEFAENSIEFPAPNGNIENNEAIFPITNKSKRGPRGKEAMNERSSPTKRPRGRPKKNSKEETVGDPNCENHYVPLAVQLPDSAEFTSPDVVGGNFDEHDSQQSSNTKGKNAKKPASACDSETLAKKECKDTDQPLLIPWENVANHQPHGSSVLEPPASTCSVPGNVALPRVVSCLAHNGKVAWDVKWRPLNNFDSSTKHRMGYLAVLLGNGSLEVWEVPLPHVLRSIYTQREGTDPRFIKLEPVFKCSMLKRGSLQSIPLTVEWSVTPPHDYILAGCHDGTVALWKFSTNSSSKCDDTKPMLCFGGDTVPIRAVAWAPFEGDPEISNIIVTAGHEGLKFWDLRNPFRPLRNLQPSQRIIYSLDWLSKPSCIIMSFEDGTMKTVSLVKAASDLPVTGTIYTGKKQPWLHGTTYSSYAIWSVHVSRETGMVAYCGADGSAVRFQLTTKAVETDHSHNRLPFFLCGSVCEEESTIIVNTPVSNSPFPLKKTHEKGPQVNSFRDLLSKENLSRSVINQTTKASNNDSEILALYDVDNFDLESGYEEALSSAEQPKRPKLSCSSKKKPRESTSLVRRDGALTNKPGVDKEKLDSGNIIPEVFPHKLVALHKVRWNMNKGSEKWLCFGGASGLVRCQEIVFSDIDKKRALKR